From the Leptospira biflexa serovar Patoc strain 'Patoc 1 (Paris)' genome, one window contains:
- a CDS encoding lyase: MLKSKFVFVLFFSYFCTYASLSAIQVDVKDITGKSLDLVMVTIKAEKPQVPPRDDHGYPPEGLEFFITPEVTMFTSPNGKVNIPFPYAPQVIIRLRKIGYKDLNLRSYSNGSSVSFRMEKITDPNQLVGQYPSNSWVAALEFGEDKDLRKTYLEQCGFCHQQGSFFMRRAFTEGDWEEIINRMMGYGARPHGKAKKKLPGILANAYVDLLKHPERVKPGRTWGKELYGAVIREWPMGDSFSQMHDLLFHKKTGLVYVGDNIQDRLWEINPNTGKTVVYKVPKQPEDELGGLLPGRLRSFQKHETYVGLHSLAESPIDGHIFITPSLQKRITEFDPFTKKFKDHMFQNGLYPHTIRIDEKDRVWFTLALSNQVGMFDRTNNTFHYYDLPARTKKESFSLWISGFIIKLMNWGFPMHLLPVDERVSGMPLPYGIDVAPNGKVWFTRLHADTIGVIDPKDDSFQLITTPFQGPRRLRVDRNNHVWISVFPEGSIARYTPEDGKFKLYPLPTAIDGVETPYSLNVDRKSNLVWVTGTSSDNLMAMDINTETWKVYPMSRKVTFTRDIEFSLDGKAYSSNGAFPSWHIEDGQPTLMEVTQSK, from the coding sequence ATGTTGAAATCTAAATTTGTTTTTGTTTTATTTTTTAGTTATTTTTGCACCTATGCTTCGTTATCTGCCATTCAAGTGGATGTAAAAGATATTACGGGTAAAAGTTTGGACCTCGTGATGGTAACCATCAAAGCAGAAAAACCACAAGTCCCACCTCGTGATGACCATGGTTACCCTCCCGAAGGATTAGAATTTTTCATCACACCAGAAGTGACCATGTTCACAAGTCCCAATGGGAAAGTCAATATCCCGTTTCCTTATGCTCCACAGGTAATCATTCGACTTCGCAAAATTGGATATAAAGATCTGAATCTAAGGTCATATTCCAATGGTAGTTCTGTTTCTTTTCGTATGGAGAAAATAACTGATCCCAATCAATTGGTAGGGCAGTATCCATCAAATAGTTGGGTCGCCGCACTTGAGTTTGGTGAAGATAAGGATCTTCGAAAAACCTATTTGGAACAGTGTGGTTTTTGCCACCAACAAGGAAGTTTTTTTATGAGACGTGCCTTCACGGAGGGAGACTGGGAAGAGATCATCAACCGAATGATGGGATATGGAGCAAGGCCTCACGGGAAAGCAAAGAAAAAACTACCGGGTATTTTAGCAAATGCGTATGTTGATTTGCTCAAACACCCGGAACGAGTCAAACCTGGTCGAACTTGGGGAAAAGAATTGTATGGAGCTGTGATTCGAGAATGGCCTATGGGAGATAGTTTTTCCCAAATGCATGATCTATTATTTCATAAGAAAACTGGATTGGTCTATGTCGGCGATAATATCCAAGACAGACTTTGGGAGATTAATCCTAACACTGGTAAAACGGTAGTTTATAAAGTTCCCAAACAACCAGAAGATGAATTGGGTGGACTATTGCCAGGTAGGTTACGTTCCTTTCAAAAACATGAAACCTATGTTGGGTTACATTCACTTGCCGAATCACCGATTGATGGTCATATATTCATCACACCATCATTACAAAAGCGCATTACAGAGTTTGATCCTTTTACAAAAAAATTTAAAGACCATATGTTTCAAAATGGATTGTATCCTCATACCATCCGCATTGATGAAAAAGATCGTGTATGGTTTACCTTGGCTCTTTCCAATCAAGTGGGGATGTTTGATCGCACAAATAACACATTTCATTATTATGATTTACCCGCGCGAACCAAAAAAGAAAGTTTTAGTTTATGGATCAGTGGATTCATCATCAAACTGATGAACTGGGGTTTCCCAATGCATTTATTGCCTGTAGATGAACGAGTGAGTGGAATGCCACTTCCTTATGGGATTGATGTTGCCCCGAATGGAAAAGTTTGGTTTACCCGATTGCATGCGGATACAATTGGTGTGATTGATCCAAAAGATGATTCGTTCCAATTGATCACAACTCCTTTCCAAGGCCCACGTAGACTCCGCGTCGATCGAAACAATCATGTTTGGATATCTGTATTTCCAGAAGGTTCCATTGCGAGGTACACTCCTGAAGATGGAAAGTTTAAACTTTACCCACTTCCCACTGCCATTGATGGAGTGGAAACACCATACTCATTGAATGTAGACCGCAAATCAAATCTTGTTTGGGTCACTGGTACTTCGTCTGACAATCTAATGGCGATGGATATCAATACAGAAACATGGAAAGTGTATCCAATGAGTCGTAAAGTTACCTTTACACGTGATATTGAATTTTCTCTCGATGGAAAGGCTTATTCCTCAAATGGAGCCTTCCCAAGTTGGCACATTGAAGACGGCCAACCAACGTTAATGGAAGTCACACAATCAAAATGA
- a CDS encoding NAD-dependent epimerase/dehydratase family protein, protein MKVLVTGGAGYIGSTLIQSLLEIHPDWSILATDIKPMNVELKSPQFEFQILDISDRNAVIDLIQSWKPNSIVHLASILNPPPGMSEEIQWKIDVHGTKNVLDGAVYSKTEQVIITSSGAAYGYHKENKEWIEETDPIRGHSAFVYSKHKREVEELLAEYRTVFPELKQLILRPGTILGKTVNNLITDMFQKPFVMGILGHKSPFVFIWDEDVIAIIAKGISEKKEGIFNLAGDGALSLKEISQMIRKPYVPIPSLFLQSILWVLRLLRLTQYGPDQIDFLRYRPVLSNHQLKSVFGYIPKYTSKETFIAYLNAKGVPYVEI, encoded by the coding sequence TTGAAAGTTTTAGTCACTGGTGGTGCAGGTTACATTGGATCCACACTCATCCAATCTTTATTAGAAATCCATCCCGATTGGTCCATCTTGGCAACGGACATCAAACCGATGAATGTGGAGCTGAAATCTCCTCAGTTTGAATTTCAAATTCTAGATATCAGTGACCGAAATGCGGTCATCGATTTGATCCAATCATGGAAACCAAATTCCATTGTTCATTTAGCATCCATCCTGAATCCTCCACCCGGAATGAGTGAAGAAATCCAATGGAAAATTGATGTTCATGGCACCAAAAACGTGTTAGATGGTGCTGTTTATTCTAAAACGGAACAAGTCATAATCACAAGTTCGGGAGCTGCTTATGGCTATCATAAAGAAAATAAAGAATGGATCGAAGAAACAGATCCGATTCGAGGCCACTCTGCCTTTGTTTATTCGAAGCACAAACGAGAAGTAGAGGAATTACTCGCCGAATATAGAACCGTTTTCCCAGAGCTCAAACAATTGATCTTACGCCCAGGTACGATTTTAGGAAAAACTGTGAACAACCTAATCACTGATATGTTCCAAAAACCGTTTGTGATGGGAATTCTTGGACACAAAAGTCCTTTTGTATTCATTTGGGACGAAGACGTGATTGCGATCATTGCAAAAGGTATATCCGAAAAGAAAGAAGGAATTTTTAACCTGGCGGGAGATGGAGCACTTAGTTTGAAGGAGATCAGTCAGATGATCCGAAAACCTTATGTGCCTATCCCATCATTATTCTTACAATCAATCCTTTGGGTACTTCGGCTCCTTCGATTGACACAATATGGACCTGACCAAATCGATTTTTTACGTTATAGGCCTGTGTTATCCAACCACCAACTCAAATCCGTGTTTGGTTACATTCCCAAGTACACTTCCAAAGAAACATTCATTGCTTACTTAAATGCCAAAGGAGTTCCCTATGTTGAAATCTAA